Proteins encoded within one genomic window of Streptomyces sp. NBC_01314:
- a CDS encoding 6-phospho-beta-glucosidase has product MKLTILGGGGFRVPLVYGALLGDRAEGRVTHVVLHDLDAERLSAVTRVLAEQAAEVPDAPEVTATTDLDEALRGADFVFSAIRVGGLEGRADDERVALAEGVLGQETVGAGGIAYGLRTVPVAVDIARRVARLAPDAWVINFTNPAGLVTEAMSRHLGDRVIGICDSPVGLGRRIARVLGAANPKEAWIDYVGLNHLGWVRGLHIAGRDELPRLLADRDLLGSFEEGKLFGVDWLQSLGAIPNEYLHYYYFNREAVRAYQAVEKTRGAFLKDQQAHFYEEMRRPGAHALKAWDRTRAEREATYMSENRETAGAGERDADDLSGGYEKVALALMRAIARDERTTLILNVRNKGTLSALDTEAVIEVPCLVDANGAHPVAVAPLPDHATGLVCAVKAVEREVLAAAESSSRATAVKAFALHPLVDSVNVARRLVEGYTEVHPGLAYLK; this is encoded by the coding sequence GTGAAGCTGACGATTCTGGGCGGCGGAGGATTCCGGGTGCCCCTCGTGTACGGGGCGCTCCTCGGGGACCGCGCCGAGGGCCGGGTCACCCATGTCGTCCTGCACGACCTGGACGCCGAGCGGCTCTCCGCCGTCACCCGCGTCCTGGCCGAACAGGCGGCGGAGGTGCCCGACGCCCCCGAGGTGACCGCCACCACGGACCTCGACGAGGCCCTGCGCGGCGCCGACTTCGTCTTCTCCGCGATCCGTGTCGGCGGTCTGGAGGGCCGCGCGGACGACGAGCGGGTGGCCCTCGCCGAAGGCGTCCTCGGCCAGGAGACCGTCGGTGCCGGCGGCATCGCCTACGGCCTGCGCACGGTCCCCGTCGCCGTGGACATCGCCCGGCGCGTGGCCCGGCTCGCCCCCGACGCCTGGGTCATCAACTTCACCAACCCGGCGGGCCTGGTCACCGAGGCCATGTCCCGCCACCTCGGCGACCGCGTCATCGGCATCTGCGACTCACCCGTGGGCCTCGGCCGCCGCATCGCCCGCGTCCTGGGCGCCGCGAATCCGAAGGAGGCATGGATCGACTACGTCGGCCTCAACCACCTCGGCTGGGTCCGCGGCCTGCACATCGCCGGCCGCGACGAACTCCCGCGCCTGCTCGCCGACCGCGACCTCCTCGGCTCCTTCGAGGAGGGCAAGCTCTTCGGTGTCGACTGGCTCCAGTCCCTCGGCGCGATCCCCAACGAGTACCTGCACTACTACTACTTCAACCGCGAGGCCGTACGCGCCTACCAGGCGGTCGAGAAGACCCGCGGCGCCTTCCTCAAGGACCAGCAGGCCCACTTCTACGAGGAGATGCGCCGCCCCGGCGCCCACGCGCTCAAGGCCTGGGACCGCACCCGCGCCGAGCGCGAGGCCACCTACATGTCGGAGAACCGGGAGACGGCGGGCGCCGGCGAACGCGACGCCGACGACCTCTCCGGCGGCTACGAGAAGGTCGCCCTCGCCCTGATGCGGGCCATCGCCCGCGACGAACGCACCACCCTCATCCTCAACGTCCGCAACAAGGGCACCCTCTCGGCCCTCGACACCGAGGCCGTCATCGAGGTGCCCTGCCTGGTCGACGCCAACGGCGCCCATCCGGTCGCCGTCGCCCCCCTGCCCGACCACGCCACCGGGCTGGTCTGCGCGGTCAAGGCCGTCGAACGCGAGGTCCTGGCCGCCGCGGAGTCGAGTTCGCGCGCGACCGCGGTGAAGGCCTTCGCCCTGCACCCGCTGGTCGACTCGGTCAATGTGGCGCGCAGGCTGGTCGAGGGGTACACCGAGGTCCACCCGGGCCTGGCGTACCTCAAGTAG
- a CDS encoding alpha-mannosidase, which translates to MHDERRRIEERVERVHTQRVKPAIYAASAPFEVEAWQAPGEPVPFEEAAAASYTPFAMDTPWGPPWGTTWFRMRGQVPAEWAGRRVEAVIDLGFVGDWPGNQAEALVHLADGTPLKAVNPLNQYVPIGNPVRGGETIDYLVEAASNPDILADNFSKITPMGDILTAGDKPLYTFQRADLAVLDEEVFHLDLDLQVLRELMVHLGEHEPRRHEILHALDRAMDAVDLDDVSGSATAVREILAPVLAKPAHASAHTISGVGHAHIDSAWLWPIRETKRKTSRTFSNVTALADEYEDFIFACSQAQQYEWVRDNYPQVWERIKKAVDKGQWVPVGGMWVESDGNLPGGEAIARQLVHGKRFFIENFGIETKGVWLPDSFGYNASYPQLAKLAGNDWFLTQKISWNQTNKFPHHTFWWEGIDGTRIFTHFPPVDTYNARFSGEEMDRAVRNYQEKGAGTRSLAPFGWGDGGGGPTREIMERARRLADLEGSPKVVVEHPDEFFAKARAEYEDAPVWNGELYLELHRATYTSQARTKQGNRRSEHKLREAELWATTAALHTPGYAYPYEKLDRLWKTVLLHQFHDILPGSSIAWVHREAEAEYARVAKELEELTAEAVTALGGGDPRVFNTSPRDRAEVVRTPTGAPLYVTVPANGSAPLTAAEPPHPVTVSGRVLDNGLVRVEIAEDGTLASVRDLRADREVLGDTGNLLRLHTDLPNYWDAWDVDKHYKNRYTDLLDAESVTVVEEDPLLGAIRVERSFGKGSHITQTITLRAGSPRIDFETDIDWHEAEKFLKAGFPIDVRAPHSSAEIQFGHIQRPTHTNTSWEAARFEVSGHRWVHVAEPGYGVAVINDSTYGHDVSRTVREDGTTTTVRLSLVRAPRIPDPEADQGKHRITYSLLPGASIEDAVAEGYALNLPLRVADAAGAPEPVVSVDGEGVTVEAVKLADDASGDVVVRIYESSGGRARGVLRTGFPLAGAQITDLLERPLSEAATDGNGVPVTLRPFEVQTLRLAVGEKN; encoded by the coding sequence ATGCACGACGAACGCCGCCGCATCGAGGAACGCGTCGAGCGCGTCCACACCCAGCGCGTCAAGCCCGCGATCTACGCGGCTTCCGCGCCCTTCGAGGTCGAGGCCTGGCAGGCGCCGGGCGAGCCCGTCCCCTTCGAGGAGGCCGCGGCCGCCTCGTACACCCCCTTCGCGATGGACACCCCGTGGGGCCCGCCGTGGGGCACGACCTGGTTCCGGATGCGCGGACAGGTGCCCGCCGAGTGGGCCGGCCGGCGCGTCGAGGCGGTCATCGACCTCGGCTTCGTCGGCGACTGGCCCGGCAACCAGGCCGAGGCCCTTGTCCACCTCGCCGACGGCACCCCGCTGAAGGCGGTCAACCCGCTCAACCAGTACGTGCCGATCGGCAACCCCGTCCGGGGCGGCGAGACCATCGACTACCTGGTCGAGGCGGCCTCCAACCCCGACATCCTCGCCGACAACTTCTCGAAGATCACGCCGATGGGTGACATCCTCACAGCCGGCGACAAGCCCCTCTACACCTTCCAGCGCGCCGACCTCGCCGTCCTCGACGAGGAGGTCTTCCACCTCGACCTGGACCTCCAGGTACTGCGCGAACTCATGGTCCACCTCGGCGAGCACGAGCCCCGCCGCCACGAGATCCTGCACGCCCTGGACCGGGCCATGGACGCCGTCGACCTCGACGACGTCTCCGGCAGCGCGACGGCCGTCCGCGAGATCCTCGCCCCCGTCCTCGCCAAGCCCGCCCACGCCAGCGCCCACACCATCTCCGGCGTCGGCCACGCCCACATCGACTCCGCCTGGCTCTGGCCCATCCGCGAGACCAAGCGCAAGACGTCCCGCACCTTCTCCAACGTCACCGCGCTGGCCGACGAGTACGAGGACTTCATCTTCGCCTGCTCCCAGGCCCAGCAGTACGAGTGGGTGCGCGACAACTACCCGCAGGTGTGGGAGCGCATCAAGAAGGCTGTCGACAAGGGCCAGTGGGTGCCGGTCGGCGGCATGTGGGTCGAGTCCGACGGCAACCTGCCCGGCGGTGAGGCCATCGCCCGCCAGCTCGTCCACGGCAAGCGGTTCTTCATCGAGAACTTCGGCATCGAGACCAAGGGCGTCTGGCTGCCGGACTCCTTCGGCTACAACGCCTCCTACCCGCAGCTCGCCAAGCTCGCCGGCAACGACTGGTTCCTCACCCAGAAGATCTCCTGGAACCAGACCAACAAGTTCCCCCACCACACCTTCTGGTGGGAGGGCATCGACGGCACCCGCATCTTCACCCACTTCCCGCCGGTCGACACCTACAACGCCCGCTTCAGCGGCGAGGAGATGGACCGCGCCGTCCGCAACTACCAGGAGAAGGGCGCCGGCACCCGCTCCCTCGCACCCTTCGGCTGGGGCGACGGTGGTGGCGGCCCCACCCGCGAGATCATGGAGCGCGCCCGCCGCCTCGCGGACCTGGAGGGCTCACCGAAGGTCGTCGTCGAACACCCCGACGAGTTCTTCGCCAAGGCCCGCGCGGAGTACGAGGACGCCCCCGTCTGGAACGGCGAGCTGTACCTCGAACTCCACCGCGCCACGTACACCTCCCAGGCCCGCACCAAGCAGGGCAACCGCCGCAGCGAGCACAAGCTGCGCGAGGCCGAACTCTGGGCGACCACGGCCGCGCTCCACACGCCCGGCTACGCCTACCCGTACGAGAAGCTCGACCGCCTCTGGAAGACGGTCCTCCTGCACCAGTTCCACGACATCCTGCCGGGCTCCTCGATCGCCTGGGTCCACCGCGAGGCGGAGGCGGAGTACGCGAGGGTGGCGAAGGAACTGGAGGAGCTGACGGCCGAGGCGGTCACGGCCCTCGGCGGCGGCGACCCGCGGGTCTTCAACACCAGTCCGCGCGACCGGGCCGAGGTGGTCCGTACGCCGACGGGTGCACCGTTGTACGTGACGGTACCCGCGAACGGCAGCGCGCCCCTCACCGCCGCCGAACCCCCGCACCCCGTCACCGTCTCCGGCCGCGTCCTCGACAACGGCCTGGTCCGGGTGGAGATCGCCGAGGACGGCACCCTCGCCTCCGTCCGCGACCTGCGTGCCGACCGCGAGGTGCTCGGCGACACGGGCAACCTGCTCCGTCTGCACACCGACCTCCCGAACTACTGGGACGCCTGGGACGTCGACAAGCACTACAAGAACCGCTACACGGACCTGCTGGACGCCGAGTCGGTCACCGTGGTCGAGGAAGACCCCCTGCTCGGCGCGATCCGCGTGGAGCGCTCGTTCGGCAAGGGCTCCCACATCACCCAGACGATCACCCTGCGCGCCGGCAGCCCCCGGATCGACTTCGAGACGGACATCGACTGGCACGAGGCGGAGAAGTTCCTCAAGGCCGGCTTCCCCATCGACGTCCGCGCGCCCCACTCCTCCGCCGAGATCCAGTTCGGCCATATCCAGCGCCCCACCCACACCAACACCAGCTGGGAGGCGGCCCGCTTCGAGGTCTCCGGCCACCGCTGGGTACACGTGGCCGAGCCCGGCTACGGCGTCGCGGTGATCAACGACTCCACCTACGGCCACGACGTCTCCCGCACGGTCCGCGAGGACGGTACGACCACCACGGTCCGCCTCAGCCTGGTCCGCGCCCCGCGCATCCCGGACCCCGAGGCCGACCAGGGCAAGCACCGCATCACCTACTCCCTGCTCCCCGGCGCGAGCATCGAGGACGCGGTCGCCGAGGGCTACGCCCTCAACCTGCCGCTGCGCGTCGCCGACGCGGCGGGCGCCCCCGAGCCGGTCGTCTCCGTGGACGGCGAGGGCGTGACCGTCGAGGCGGTCAAGCTCGCCGACGACGCCTCCGGCGACGTCGTGGTCCGGATCTACGAGTCGAGCGGCGGCCGGGCCCGGGGCGTCCTGCGCACCGGCTTCCCGCTCGCCGGGGCACAGATCACCGACCTGCTGGAACGCCCCCTGTCGGAGGCGGCCACGGACGGGAACGGCGTCCCGGTGACGCTGCGCCCCTTCGAGGTGCAGACACTCCGGCTGGCGGTGGGGGAGAAAAACTAG